From Deferrisoma camini S3R1, the proteins below share one genomic window:
- a CDS encoding fibronectin type III domain-containing protein codes for MIAGLIIVAAALGCGRRGDPVPSSRRLPAAPPGVRLSAPAGVLRVSWDRPRRDAVGRPLSGVGGYLVLRAAWPPGQDACAGCPEDARVVARVDPLARRARGLPTEAWEDPDTRAGWTYRYRVRALDPEGRPGAVSGPADITWVPLAPPAAETRPGDGRVLVRLTPAPWPEGIEPLELRVYDRAGRLLARAPASGAGVTVEGLENGTAYPAEARVAGRTGEGWEVESPGTPVTLAPVDTTPPVVPATVTAFAEDRGVLLAWVPEGPEPYARVWVFRRAPGEEPRQIAELPGSRLRFRDVSAVPGTLYTYWIVVEDAAGNRSLPSREVVVRVREP; via the coding sequence ATGATTGCGGGACTGATCATCGTCGCCGCTGCCTTGGGCTGCGGCCGCCGGGGCGATCCGGTGCCGTCGAGCCGCAGGCTGCCAGCCGCCCCCCCCGGCGTGCGCCTGTCGGCGCCCGCCGGGGTGCTCCGGGTCTCCTGGGACCGGCCCCGCCGCGACGCGGTGGGACGGCCCCTGTCGGGCGTGGGCGGGTACCTGGTGCTCCGGGCTGCCTGGCCGCCGGGCCAGGACGCCTGCGCCGGCTGCCCCGAGGACGCCAGGGTCGTGGCCCGGGTCGACCCGTTGGCCCGCCGGGCCCGGGGGCTCCCGACCGAGGCCTGGGAGGACCCAGACACCCGGGCCGGGTGGACCTACCGGTACCGGGTGCGGGCCCTGGACCCCGAGGGCCGGCCCGGCGCGGTGTCCGGCCCGGCCGACATCACCTGGGTTCCGCTGGCCCCCCCCGCCGCGGAGACCCGGCCCGGTGACGGCAGGGTGCTCGTGCGGCTCACGCCCGCTCCCTGGCCCGAGGGGATCGAACCCCTGGAGCTCAGGGTGTACGACCGAGCCGGCCGCCTCCTGGCCCGGGCGCCGGCCTCCGGGGCCGGGGTGACGGTGGAGGGGCTCGAGAACGGAACCGCGTACCCGGCCGAGGCCCGGGTGGCCGGCCGCACGGGCGAGGGGTGGGAGGTGGAGAGCCCGGGCACGCCGGTGACCCTGGCCCCGGTGGACACGACCCCGCCGGTGGTCCCGGCCACGGTGACCGCGTTCGCCGAGGACCGGGGGGTGCTCCTGGCGTGGGTTCCGGAGGGCCCAGAGCCCTACGCCCGGGTGTGGGTGTTCCGCCGGGCCCCGGGGGAGGAGCCCCGCCAGATCGCCGAGCTCCCGGGAAGCCGGCTGCGGTTTCGGGACGTCTCGGCCGTGCCGGGAACCCTTTACACCTATTGGATCGTGGTGGAGGATGCGGCAGGCAACCGGAGCCTCCCCTCCCGGGAGGTCGTCGTGCGGGTGAGGGAACCATGA